A single window of Marinobacter sp. LA51 DNA harbors:
- a CDS encoding S-(hydroxymethyl)glutathione dehydrogenase/class III alcohol dehydrogenase: MIKSRAAVAFEANKPLEIVEVDVAPPQQGEVLVRIVATGVCHTDAYTLSGADPEGLFPTILGHEGGGIVEAVGPGVKDLEVGDHVIPLYTAECGECKFCTSGKTNLCGAVRATQGKGVMPDGSSRFSYNGEPLYHYMGCSTFSEYTVLPEVSLAKIPKEAPLDKVCLLGCGVTTGIGAVLNTAKVEEGATVAIFGLGGIGLAAIIGATMAKAGRIIAIDINPGKFDIAKQLGATDVVNPKDYDKPIQEVIVEMTDGGVDYSFECVGNVQLMRSALECCHKGWGESIIIGVAGAGEEISTRPFQLVTGRVWKGSAFGGVKGRTELPGYVAKAEKGEIPLDVFITHEMPLEDINKAFDLMHEGKSIRTVIHF; the protein is encoded by the coding sequence GTGATTAAATCCCGCGCCGCCGTTGCGTTCGAGGCCAACAAGCCGCTCGAGATTGTCGAAGTCGATGTTGCCCCGCCCCAGCAGGGCGAAGTGCTGGTTCGCATTGTCGCCACTGGCGTCTGCCACACCGATGCCTACACCCTCTCAGGTGCCGATCCCGAGGGCTTGTTCCCGACCATTCTTGGCCATGAAGGCGGTGGCATCGTGGAAGCGGTTGGCCCCGGCGTAAAAGACCTGGAAGTGGGTGACCACGTCATTCCGCTGTATACCGCCGAATGCGGCGAGTGCAAGTTCTGCACCTCCGGCAAGACCAACCTGTGCGGTGCGGTTCGAGCCACCCAGGGCAAGGGCGTGATGCCCGATGGCTCCTCCCGGTTCTCTTACAACGGTGAGCCGTTGTACCACTACATGGGCTGCTCCACTTTCTCTGAGTACACCGTGCTGCCGGAAGTGTCGCTGGCCAAGATTCCCAAGGAAGCACCGCTCGACAAGGTTTGCCTGCTGGGTTGTGGCGTGACGACCGGCATTGGTGCCGTGCTGAACACCGCCAAGGTGGAAGAGGGGGCCACTGTCGCTATCTTCGGCCTGGGTGGCATCGGCCTGGCGGCTATTATCGGCGCCACCATGGCCAAAGCCGGCCGGATTATTGCCATCGACATCAACCCGGGCAAGTTCGACATTGCCAAACAGCTGGGCGCCACCGATGTGGTTAATCCCAAGGATTACGACAAGCCGATCCAGGAAGTAATCGTTGAGATGACGGATGGTGGTGTGGATTACTCGTTTGAGTGTGTCGGCAATGTGCAGCTGATGCGTTCGGCTCTCGAGTGCTGTCACAAGGGCTGGGGTGAATCCATCATCATTGGCGTCGCCGGTGCCGGCGAGGAAATCAGCACCCGCCCGTTCCAGCTGGTGACAGGACGGGTCTGGAAGGGCTCCGCCTTTGGCGGGGTGAAGGGCCGGACTGAGTTGCCGGGCTATGTGGCGAAGGCCGAGAAGGGCGAGATCCCGCTGGACGTGTTCATCACCCACGAGATGCCGCTGGAAGACATCAACAAGGCGTTTGACCTGATGCACGAAGGCAAGAGCATTCGCACGGTCATTCACTTCTGA
- a CDS encoding peptidoglycan -binding protein gives MIGSKRRSRSATNVWPGYVDALSALLMLVIFMLLVYVVSQLYLSQTLSDRNTELARLNQRLNEISQLLGLEQSKTEALEQQMAAVQNDYSDALTRNDDLQARLDASRNQLMQQSADAEARAARLASMNEELEEQDQLSASQQAMILRLSNQIASLQAQLRQITAALKLQKEETAEKEDELKDVSQRLNTLLAERVNQLEQYQSEFFARLRNILATNENIRVVGDRFLLPSELLFASGSAQLGEEGKSELDKLAEVLLDVVAAIPGDIDWILRIDGHTDLIPINTPQFPSNWELSTARAVAVVRYLAAQGVPERRMVAAGFGEFFPVASGTTPDALQKNRRIELKLTDR, from the coding sequence ATGATTGGTTCCAAGCGCCGCAGCCGCAGTGCCACCAACGTCTGGCCGGGTTACGTGGATGCCCTGTCGGCCCTGCTGATGCTGGTGATCTTCATGCTGCTGGTCTATGTCGTGAGCCAGCTGTACCTGTCTCAGACCCTGTCCGATCGCAACACGGAATTGGCGCGCCTGAACCAGCGTTTGAATGAAATCTCCCAACTGCTGGGACTGGAGCAGAGCAAGACCGAGGCCCTGGAGCAGCAGATGGCCGCGGTGCAAAACGATTACAGCGATGCCCTGACCCGCAACGACGATCTGCAAGCTCGCCTGGACGCCTCCCGAAATCAGTTGATGCAGCAATCGGCGGACGCCGAGGCTCGGGCCGCGCGCCTGGCCAGCATGAACGAGGAACTGGAAGAGCAGGATCAGCTCTCTGCCAGCCAACAGGCGATGATTCTGCGGCTATCAAATCAAATTGCCTCTTTGCAGGCGCAGTTACGGCAAATTACCGCGGCCTTGAAGCTGCAGAAAGAGGAAACGGCAGAGAAAGAAGATGAGCTGAAAGATGTCAGCCAGCGGCTGAATACCCTGCTGGCAGAGCGGGTGAATCAACTGGAACAGTATCAGTCTGAGTTTTTCGCCCGCTTGCGGAACATCCTGGCCACCAATGAAAACATCCGGGTGGTGGGCGACCGCTTCCTGCTGCCGTCAGAGTTGCTGTTTGCCTCCGGTTCAGCGCAATTGGGTGAAGAGGGTAAAAGCGAGCTGGACAAGTTGGCCGAGGTGCTGCTCGATGTGGTGGCCGCCATTCCCGGCGACATTGACTGGATCCTGCGTATTGATGGCCATACCGACCTGATCCCCATCAATACCCCTCAATTCCCCTCCAACTGGGAACTGTCGACTGCGCGGGCAGTGGCGGTAGTGCGTTACCTGGCTGCTCAGGGTGTGCCGGAGAGGCGCATGGTGGCCGCCGGCTTTGGCGAGTTCTTCCCGGTTGCCAGCGGCACCACGCCGGACGCGCTGCAAAAGAACCGGCGCATCGAGCTCAAGCTGACCGATCGCTAG
- a CDS encoding MotA/TolQ/ExbB proton channel family protein, protein MSNPKHTLFWMTLFLAVVLIVGALIHKPLMTAFMANWVFNLLIVGVLIVGIGLTYRQVFVLFPEMRWISQFRTGHSGLSVLQEPRLLKPLARQLGEESKRDRFTLSTLSLRTVLDGIHSRMDEQREITRYFISLLVFLGLLGTFWGLLGTINAVGEVITNLDMGQGDFGKVFADLQAGLLTPLQGMGTAFSSSLLGLGGSLILGFLDIQAGHAQNRFYDGLEEWLTGVTNLVDIVDEDNVRS, encoded by the coding sequence ATGAGCAATCCCAAACACACCCTTTTCTGGATGACGTTGTTTCTGGCGGTTGTCCTGATCGTCGGCGCACTCATTCACAAACCCCTGATGACCGCGTTCATGGCGAACTGGGTCTTCAACCTGCTGATCGTGGGCGTTCTGATAGTCGGCATCGGACTGACCTACCGGCAGGTGTTTGTGCTGTTTCCGGAGATGCGCTGGATTTCCCAGTTCCGGACTGGCCACTCGGGGCTGTCGGTGCTGCAGGAGCCCCGGTTGCTGAAACCCCTGGCCCGGCAGCTGGGCGAGGAATCCAAGCGCGACCGTTTCACGCTCTCTACCCTGTCCCTGCGCACGGTGCTTGATGGCATTCACTCGCGCATGGACGAACAGCGGGAAATCACCCGCTACTTCATCAGCCTGCTGGTTTTCCTGGGGCTGCTGGGCACCTTCTGGGGGCTGCTGGGCACCATCAATGCCGTGGGTGAGGTCATCACCAACCTCGACATGGGCCAGGGCGATTTCGGCAAGGTTTTCGCCGATCTCCAGGCCGGCCTGCTCACCCCGCTGCAGGGCATGGGCACCGCCTTCAGTTCGTCCCTGCTGGGGCTTGGCGGCTCGCTGATCCTGGGTTTCCTGGACATCCAGGCCGGCCATGCCCAGAACCGGTTTTATGACGGCCTCGAGGAGTGGCTTACCGGTGTCACCAATCTGGTGGACATCGTGGACGAAGACAACGTGCGGTCATGA
- a CDS encoding AraC family transcriptional regulator, with product MFGNTLAGNTVFRGAFPEEVSGFVNDHIGQHRLELKSKSRAASSLSFREFAGFGLSRISYGNEVRVTSPELESIYHFQIVTRGECIWHQGADQLRLQAGEAMMVNPYERIDLEYSADCEKVIIKVPEEVLCSARPLGRTGAPEQPLRFERSPVNLKLCPSLPSILNAVFLELEEGGDDDIRLVSAPYREIILKKLLTVFRSTWTVDDDQPVFSPAVARMIHYIDQNLKQAIDVEELSAVSNMSVRSIYNAFSKSFSITPKCYVKQRKLQQLRADLLTGRCRNVTEVALDYGFSHLGRFSSDYRKMFGELPSETLRMAG from the coding sequence ATGTTTGGAAATACGCTTGCCGGCAATACCGTTTTTAGGGGCGCCTTCCCGGAAGAAGTCTCGGGATTCGTCAATGATCACATCGGGCAGCATCGTCTGGAGCTCAAGAGCAAGAGCCGGGCGGCCTCCAGTCTCAGTTTTCGGGAGTTCGCGGGTTTTGGCCTCTCTCGGATCAGCTACGGTAATGAAGTGCGGGTTACAAGCCCGGAACTGGAATCCATTTATCACTTCCAGATCGTTACCCGGGGTGAGTGCATCTGGCATCAGGGGGCTGATCAGCTTCGCCTTCAGGCCGGTGAGGCCATGATGGTGAACCCCTATGAGAGGATTGATCTGGAATACTCAGCGGACTGCGAAAAGGTGATTATCAAAGTTCCGGAAGAGGTACTCTGTTCCGCCAGGCCTCTCGGTCGTACCGGTGCCCCCGAACAGCCGCTTCGTTTTGAGCGCAGCCCGGTAAACCTGAAGCTTTGCCCGTCTTTGCCAAGCATCCTGAATGCGGTCTTCTTGGAGCTTGAGGAGGGAGGGGATGATGATATCCGGTTGGTGTCCGCACCCTATCGGGAAATCATCCTGAAGAAGTTATTGACGGTGTTCCGTAGTACCTGGACGGTCGACGATGATCAGCCGGTTTTCTCGCCAGCCGTTGCCCGGATGATTCATTACATCGATCAGAATCTGAAGCAGGCCATTGATGTCGAAGAGTTGTCTGCGGTTTCCAATATGAGCGTCAGGTCAATCTACAACGCATTCTCGAAAAGCTTTTCGATCACCCCTAAGTGCTATGTGAAACAACGAAAACTGCAGCAATTGAGAGCGGACTTGCTGACGGGTCGATGCCGAAACGTCACCGAGGTTGCCCTGGATTACGGGTTCAGCCACCTTGGGCGGTTCTCGTCAGACTATCGCAAGATGTTTGGTGAATTGCCCTCAGAAACCCTTCGCATGGCCGGGTAA
- a CDS encoding IclR family transcriptional regulator gives MTDESPKRQGIGSLEIGLHILNYIANAARPPSLKELSRALDLSPSRAHKYLVSLLREGYINQVNQTQYTLGNSSLTLGISALRRINPIQLSYEAVDQLNEDTDKTVSVTVWNGSGPLVIKWLDSSMPISVNVRLGAELSPLNSASGRIFLAALPLERRRELIDQFYKQSSNLPKHHGRDIPREQLGAHLEAIKQKNYCAFFSDYLPEINVLSVPVYDLNGSIVTVITLLGLAQDTDISEGSPLFEQVRQCAEKVTRQICGQQRQVAQV, from the coding sequence ATGACTGACGAAAGCCCCAAGCGGCAGGGAATTGGTTCTCTCGAAATCGGCCTGCACATCCTGAATTACATTGCCAACGCAGCGCGACCGCCCTCACTGAAGGAGCTGTCCAGAGCGCTGGACCTCTCACCCAGCCGGGCTCACAAATACCTGGTCAGTCTGTTGCGCGAGGGTTATATCAACCAGGTCAACCAGACCCAGTACACCCTCGGCAATTCCAGCCTGACACTGGGCATTTCCGCCCTGCGCCGGATCAATCCGATCCAGCTTTCCTACGAGGCGGTTGACCAGCTCAATGAAGACACCGACAAAACCGTGTCAGTAACGGTGTGGAACGGTTCCGGTCCACTGGTGATCAAATGGCTCGACTCAAGCATGCCAATTTCGGTCAACGTACGCCTGGGGGCGGAGCTGTCGCCACTCAATTCCGCGTCTGGCCGCATCTTCCTGGCCGCCCTGCCACTTGAACGCCGGCGCGAACTCATCGATCAGTTCTACAAACAGTCCAGCAACTTGCCAAAACACCACGGCAGAGACATTCCCCGGGAACAGCTGGGAGCCCATCTGGAAGCAATCAAACAGAAGAATTACTGCGCATTTTTCAGCGATTACCTGCCTGAAATCAATGTCCTTAGCGTGCCGGTCTACGACCTCAACGGGTCCATCGTCACAGTCATTACGCTGCTGGGCCTTGCTCAAGACACCGACATTAGCGAAGGCTCTCCGTTGTTCGAGCAGGTCAGGCAGTGCGCGGAGAAAGTCACCCGGCAAATATGCGGTCAACAAAGACAGGTGGCTCAGGTATAG
- a CDS encoding porin translates to MNYQKSLMALAVASTLSATPALALDLGTFKGTSVSIGGYLKAEGIYEDPEQGESRFFGRANQSRLNLKTVTQKQGHTIVGFVEGDFYGGLFPGENNDLRLRHAFIKVDNATVGQTWTGQFWAVAYNDYLDFLGGPRGTLGGLNFRTTLASYQFNNFRVTAQDPVNNDADTPDLAINYNLNFDGGHRLILTASGREVANGDFVAGGAVGSEIKLGRHSLTLNAHHGEGLGAFTGVGVGGSLSSDVENGDAISQTGFNAGFRFVMNDQWRANVAYTTVEVDDQADTRYEAPRVNVIHNIIPELEVGVEWRKYNLAFGPLIPEGQQIEVMAKYSF, encoded by the coding sequence ATGAACTATCAAAAATCACTCATGGCGCTGGCGGTAGCCTCTACCCTTAGCGCCACTCCCGCCCTCGCCCTCGACCTCGGCACCTTCAAAGGCACCAGCGTCAGCATCGGTGGCTATCTGAAGGCAGAGGGCATCTACGAAGATCCCGAACAAGGCGAGTCCCGCTTCTTCGGTCGCGCCAATCAGAGCCGCCTCAACCTTAAGACCGTCACCCAGAAACAGGGCCACACCATTGTGGGGTTTGTGGAGGGCGATTTTTACGGCGGACTCTTTCCAGGCGAGAACAATGATCTGCGGCTCCGGCACGCGTTCATCAAGGTGGACAATGCCACGGTAGGTCAAACCTGGACCGGCCAATTCTGGGCTGTCGCCTACAACGATTACCTCGATTTCCTGGGCGGGCCTCGCGGTACCTTGGGCGGTCTCAATTTCCGAACAACTCTGGCCAGCTATCAGTTCAACAATTTCCGGGTAACCGCCCAGGATCCCGTCAATAACGATGCAGACACACCGGACCTGGCCATCAACTACAACCTGAACTTCGACGGTGGCCACCGACTGATCCTCACAGCCAGCGGCCGCGAAGTGGCCAACGGTGACTTCGTAGCCGGCGGTGCTGTTGGTTCAGAGATCAAACTCGGGCGCCACAGCCTCACACTCAACGCCCATCACGGTGAGGGCCTGGGTGCCTTTACCGGCGTCGGCGTCGGGGGCTCCCTTTCCAGTGATGTCGAGAATGGCGATGCTATCAGCCAGACAGGCTTCAACGCCGGTTTCCGTTTTGTCATGAACGATCAGTGGCGCGCCAATGTTGCCTACACCACGGTCGAGGTTGATGACCAGGCCGACACCCGGTACGAAGCCCCGCGCGTGAATGTAATTCACAACATCATTCCGGAGCTGGAAGTCGGGGTGGAATGGCGCAAATACAATCTGGCGTTCGGCCCGCTGATCCCGGAAGGACAGCAGATTGAGGTAATGGCAAAATACTCGTTCTGA
- a CDS encoding ABC transporter ATP-binding protein: MSNCLLEVKNLNTLYGRSHILHDLSFKLEKGQSMSLMGRNGMGKTTTLKSLLGIVAPRSGHVYFDGQDISNLPTWKRMRRDIAYVPEGRGMFHNLTVREHLQMAARPDSSGRIGWDFDRVMATFPRLQERLSNLGTELSGGEQQMLAIGRALVTNPRLMILDEATEGLAPLIRQDIWNVIATIRESGISTLVVDKNIKALKKLCDRHVVLVKGKVHFDGSCEELDANVEKVETALSV; the protein is encoded by the coding sequence ATGAGCAACTGCCTTCTGGAAGTAAAGAATCTGAACACCCTTTATGGCCGAAGCCACATCCTGCACGACCTGTCCTTCAAGTTGGAGAAAGGACAGTCCATGAGTCTGATGGGGCGTAATGGCATGGGCAAGACCACCACGCTCAAGTCCCTTCTCGGCATCGTGGCACCGCGCAGTGGCCACGTCTATTTCGACGGACAGGACATCAGCAACCTGCCCACCTGGAAACGGATGCGACGCGACATTGCCTATGTGCCGGAAGGACGGGGCATGTTCCACAATCTTACCGTCCGCGAGCACCTGCAGATGGCCGCACGTCCGGACAGCAGCGGCAGGATCGGCTGGGATTTTGACCGGGTCATGGCCACTTTTCCCCGCCTTCAGGAACGGTTATCGAACCTGGGCACGGAGTTGTCCGGCGGTGAGCAACAGATGCTCGCAATCGGCCGGGCTCTGGTCACCAATCCCCGGCTGATGATCCTTGATGAAGCCACCGAAGGCCTGGCGCCTCTGATTCGACAGGATATCTGGAACGTCATTGCCACGATCCGCGAATCCGGCATTTCGACACTGGTTGTGGACAAAAACATCAAGGCCCTGAAAAAGCTCTGCGACCGCCATGTGGTGCTGGTAAAGGGCAAGGTTCACTTTGATGGCAGCTGCGAGGAACTGGATGCCAACGTCGAAAAGGTCGAAACCGCGCTTAGCGTTTAA
- a CDS encoding ABC transporter ATP-binding protein: MANDIILETESLSKHWGGIKALNDISLQFRDRQLHGVVGPNGAGKSTLLNMLCGTLKPTSGCIFHKGVQIEGMKPWKFVRRGIGRSFQKTNIYADVTCLENCAVAAQRRFTGSFNLFASRHSNTLVRDAAEKALRQVGLDSRINTVAAEISYGEQRQLELAMVLATDPCILLLDEPMAGMGHEESQRIIELLNELKQSYSIVLVEHDMDAIFELSDQLTVLDNGTHLITGTVDEVRNEPRVKEAYLGKEDEEEAA, translated from the coding sequence ATGGCCAACGACATCATTCTGGAAACCGAATCCCTCAGCAAACACTGGGGCGGCATCAAGGCACTCAACGACATTTCACTGCAGTTCCGGGACCGGCAACTGCACGGTGTAGTCGGCCCCAACGGCGCTGGCAAGAGTACGCTGCTGAACATGCTGTGCGGAACCCTGAAGCCAACCAGTGGCTGCATCTTCCATAAAGGCGTTCAGATTGAAGGCATGAAGCCCTGGAAGTTTGTGCGCCGGGGCATTGGCCGCAGCTTCCAGAAAACCAATATCTACGCCGATGTTACCTGCCTGGAAAACTGCGCCGTCGCGGCCCAGCGCCGCTTCACCGGAAGCTTTAATCTGTTTGCATCACGCCATTCCAACACGTTGGTACGGGACGCTGCCGAAAAAGCACTGCGCCAGGTTGGTCTCGACAGTCGCATCAACACGGTCGCCGCGGAAATTTCCTACGGGGAGCAGCGACAGCTGGAACTGGCCATGGTGTTGGCGACCGACCCCTGCATCCTGCTTCTGGATGAGCCCATGGCGGGCATGGGTCACGAGGAATCCCAGCGCATTATCGAGCTACTGAACGAACTCAAGCAGAGCTACAGCATTGTCCTGGTAGAGCACGACATGGACGCCATTTTCGAACTCTCCGACCAGTTGACCGTGCTCGACAACGGCACTCACCTGATCACTGGCACGGTCGATGAAGTGCGCAACGAACCTCGGGTCAAAGAGGCCTATCTGGGGAAAGAAGACGAGGAGGAAGCCGCATGA
- a CDS encoding branched-chain amino acid ABC transporter permease: MIFEKRTERIFLAIFFLIALCIPLFLEDNSFFVGKATTILILAVFVMSLDFLVGRVGLVTLGHALFYGLGGYLFVILTPEYEAVNFWIYAVYILAISALIALVVGVVVLRTSGIYFIMITLAISQMAYYFFFDSLEFGGNDGLFIFMKPETSIFGLNFLNLDNPTHFYYLSLLAVLVTLLAIKITLRSRFGRIVEASRLNPERTEALGYNIFAFRLISYIIGSTLAAYAGLLFALQYGYVNPQFMTWEMSGTALVMSILGGMGTIYGAILGTITYEGLQYFFEHMSEDWMLFMGGAIILMVLLLRKGLAGYLEKLLEK; the protein is encoded by the coding sequence ATGATTTTCGAGAAACGCACCGAGCGCATTTTCCTGGCGATATTCTTTCTTATCGCCCTCTGCATCCCCCTGTTCCTGGAGGACAACTCGTTCTTCGTCGGAAAGGCCACCACCATCCTGATTCTGGCGGTGTTCGTGATGTCCCTGGATTTCCTGGTAGGCCGTGTTGGTCTGGTGACCCTTGGGCACGCCCTCTTTTACGGACTGGGTGGGTACCTGTTTGTAATTCTCACCCCGGAGTACGAAGCCGTTAATTTCTGGATTTATGCCGTCTACATCCTGGCAATCAGCGCCTTGATTGCCCTGGTTGTTGGTGTCGTCGTTCTGCGCACCTCCGGCATCTACTTCATCATGATTACCCTCGCGATATCGCAGATGGCCTACTACTTCTTCTTCGACTCTCTGGAGTTCGGGGGCAATGACGGCCTGTTCATCTTCATGAAGCCAGAGACCAGCATCTTTGGCCTGAACTTCCTGAATCTGGATAACCCAACGCACTTCTATTACCTGTCACTGCTGGCCGTACTGGTTACCCTGCTGGCCATCAAAATCACCCTGCGTTCACGCTTTGGCCGCATTGTCGAAGCCAGCCGTCTGAACCCTGAGCGAACCGAAGCCCTGGGCTACAACATTTTCGCGTTCCGCCTGATCAGCTACATCATTGGCAGCACCCTGGCCGCTTACGCCGGATTGCTGTTCGCCCTGCAGTACGGCTACGTGAACCCGCAGTTCATGACCTGGGAAATGTCCGGCACCGCGCTGGTGATGTCGATCCTCGGCGGTATGGGCACCATCTACGGCGCCATTCTCGGCACCATCACCTATGAAGGCCTGCAGTATTTCTTCGAGCACATGAGCGAAGACTGGATGCTGTTTATGGGCGGCGCCATCATCCTGATGGTCCTGCTGCTGCGCAAAGGCCTGGCCGGCTACCTCGAAAAACTGCTGGAGAAATGA
- a CDS encoding branched-chain amino acid ABC transporter permease, with protein sequence MSTELIFVQLVNGIQYGLLLFLIASGLTLVFGVMGILNLAHGSMYMVGAYLVWYFVSITGSFTLSALLSAVIALGLGILIERVLIQRLYNRNHLDQVLLTIGMIFVFNSLQSILWGNDPYGVAVPDALGGSVPFTDNSSYPIYRIFAALICIAIAAALYFVVSKTRLGMLIRAGESNREMVEALGVNIKSLYTIVFAIGVMLAAVSGIIAAPMRSIVPGMGESVLITCFVVVVIGGMGSIKGAFVGALLVGVISTFAAVLMPSMSNMIIYIFMILVLLVKPQGLFAK encoded by the coding sequence ATGTCTACCGAACTTATCTTCGTGCAACTCGTTAATGGTATCCAGTACGGGTTGCTGCTGTTTCTGATTGCCTCTGGTCTGACCCTTGTGTTTGGCGTAATGGGCATTCTCAATCTGGCCCATGGTTCCATGTACATGGTCGGCGCGTACCTGGTGTGGTACTTCGTCTCAATCACCGGCAGCTTTACGCTATCGGCGCTACTGTCCGCGGTGATCGCGCTAGGCCTGGGCATTCTGATCGAGCGGGTGCTGATACAGCGATTATACAATCGCAATCACCTGGATCAGGTGCTGCTAACCATCGGCATGATCTTCGTCTTCAACTCCCTGCAAAGCATTCTCTGGGGTAATGATCCTTACGGCGTTGCCGTTCCGGACGCGCTTGGCGGATCTGTCCCCTTCACTGACAACTCCAGCTACCCGATCTACCGCATTTTTGCGGCACTGATCTGCATCGCTATCGCCGCCGCGCTCTATTTCGTTGTCAGTAAAACCCGCCTGGGCATGCTGATCCGAGCCGGGGAATCCAACCGTGAAATGGTCGAAGCCCTGGGCGTCAACATCAAGAGCCTTTACACCATCGTGTTTGCCATTGGCGTCATGCTGGCCGCGGTGTCCGGCATTATCGCCGCACCGATGCGTTCCATCGTGCCGGGTATGGGCGAAAGCGTGCTGATCACCTGTTTCGTGGTGGTCGTCATCGGTGGCATGGGTTCGATTAAAGGTGCCTTTGTGGGTGCACTGTTAGTTGGCGTCATCAGCACGTTCGCAGCGGTGCTGATGCCCAGCATGTCCAACATGATTATTTACATCTTTATGATCCTGGTGCTGCTGGTGAAGCCCCAGGGCCTGTTCGCCAAGTAA
- a CDS encoding ABC transporter substrate-binding protein: MSRIKTLAGAVLATTLTAGLSTTALAAAGDTVKVGVMLPFSGIYAQLGEAGRDGLKLALKENAANLHGADIEFIELDTEAKPSRAPELASSLLNQHEADFIIGPVHSGVAMGMIKMLRGKDTVMIIPNAGAAAATGPLCSPNMFRTSFSSWQPSYPMGKVALEKGYKKVYAISWNYGMGRESLDAFEESFTAGGGEIVEKVLLPFPSTNFQSHVSSIADTNPDAVFTFFAGGGAIKFVKDYDAMGLRGKIPLLGSGFLTEGTLQAQGDAAEGVMTGLHYAEQLDVPKNREFRKAFNTEYGHYPDIYAVQGYDAGQAIANTIDQLKGDISDKQAVISTMEKLTIDSPRGEFTFSKAHNPIQNVYLREVKNGVNVVQSVAAAALEDPARGCKL, encoded by the coding sequence ATGAGCAGGATCAAAACACTTGCCGGTGCTGTACTGGCAACCACCCTTACCGCCGGGCTATCCACTACCGCCCTGGCAGCCGCTGGCGACACCGTGAAAGTCGGTGTCATGTTGCCATTCAGTGGCATATACGCACAGCTGGGCGAAGCCGGCCGCGATGGCCTGAAGCTGGCGCTGAAGGAAAACGCCGCCAACCTGCACGGCGCGGACATTGAATTTATTGAGCTGGATACCGAAGCCAAACCATCACGGGCTCCGGAACTGGCGTCGTCTCTGCTGAACCAACACGAAGCGGACTTTATAATTGGCCCGGTTCATTCCGGTGTTGCCATGGGAATGATCAAGATGCTTCGCGGCAAGGATACCGTGATGATCATTCCGAACGCAGGTGCGGCAGCGGCTACAGGCCCATTGTGCTCGCCCAACATGTTCCGGACGTCCTTCTCATCCTGGCAGCCGTCCTATCCCATGGGCAAAGTTGCTCTGGAAAAGGGTTACAAGAAAGTTTATGCCATCAGCTGGAACTACGGCATGGGCCGCGAGAGCCTGGACGCTTTTGAAGAGTCGTTCACTGCTGGCGGTGGCGAGATTGTCGAGAAAGTGCTCCTGCCCTTCCCATCTACCAACTTCCAGTCTCATGTGAGCTCCATCGCGGATACAAATCCCGATGCTGTATTCACCTTCTTCGCTGGCGGCGGTGCCATCAAGTTCGTGAAGGACTACGATGCCATGGGCCTGCGCGGCAAAATTCCGCTGCTGGGGTCCGGCTTCCTCACCGAAGGCACTCTGCAGGCGCAGGGCGACGCTGCCGAAGGCGTGATGACCGGTCTGCATTATGCAGAGCAACTGGATGTTCCCAAGAACCGGGAGTTCCGCAAAGCCTTCAATACCGAATACGGCCATTACCCGGACATCTACGCCGTACAGGGTTATGACGCGGGGCAGGCCATCGCCAACACCATTGATCAGCTCAAGGGTGACATTTCGGACAAGCAGGCCGTGATCAGCACCATGGAAAAGCTGACCATCGACAGCCCGCGTGGAGAGTTCACCTTCTCCAAGGCCCACAACCCGATCCAGAACGTCTATCTGCGGGAAGTGAAGAATGGCGTGAACGTGGTGCAGAGCGTCGCCGCAGCGGCGTTGGAAGACCCGGCTCGTGGTTGCAAACTCTGA